From Erigeron canadensis isolate Cc75 chromosome 8, C_canadensis_v1, whole genome shotgun sequence, one genomic window encodes:
- the LOC122609950 gene encoding myb-related protein 308, with amino-acid sequence MGRSPCCEKAHTNKGAWTKEEDDRLITYIRAHGEGCWRSLPKAAGLLRCGKSCRLRWINYLRPDLKRGNFTEDEDELIIKLHSLLGNKWSLIAGRLPGRTDNEIKNYWNTHIRRKLLNRGIDPATHRPVTDNTNIPTTTATTTVSAANSSPETTTISFSTPPHNLIKSEELIENDIKISIHHNSLDHRKIKIHSPENQERCPDLNLELQIGPPLHHHKNDSVSSYMTGGSTICFACSLGVQNSKECSCTSIGLNGTSGNSTAYDFLGLKNGVLDYRSLEMK; translated from the exons atgggAAGGTCTCCTTGCTGTGAAAAAGCACATACAAACAAAGGGGCATGGactaaagaagaagatgatcGTCTTATAACTTACATCAGAGCTCACGGTGAAGGCTGCTGGCGCTCACTGCCTAAAGCCGCCGGTCTTCTCCGCTGCGGTAAAAGCTGCCGTCTCCGCTGGATTAATTACCTCCGCCCTGATCTTAAACGTGGCAACTTCactgaagatgaagatgaactTATTATCAAACTCCATAGCCTCCTTGGCAACAA gTGGTCTTTAATTGCCGGAAGATTACCGGGAAGGACAGATAACGAAATAAAAAATTACTGGAATACACATATCAGAAGAAAGCTTTTAAACCGTGGAATTGATCCGGCAACTCACCGGCCGGTAACCGATAACACCAACATTCCCACCACCACCGCTACAACCACTGTCTCCGCCGCCAATTCTTCACCGgaaaccaccaccatctccttTTCAACCCCACCTCACAATCTTATCAAATCCGAAGAACTAATAGAAAACGATATCAAGATAAGTATCCATCACAATTCTCTCGACCACCGGAAAATCAAGATTCACTCGCCGGAAAATCAAGAAAGATGTCCGGACTTAAATTTGGAGTTGCAAATAGGCCCACCccttcatcatcataaaaacgACAGCGTATCGTCATATATGACTGGAGGGAGTACTATATGTTTTGCTTGCAGTCTGGGTGTACAAAACAGTAAAGAATGCAGTTGTACAAGTATTGGTTTAAATGGTACAAGTGGTAACAGCACTGCTTATGATTTCTTGGGTTTGAAAAATGGTGTTTTGGACTATAGAAGTTTGgagatgaaatga